Proteins found in one Hevea brasiliensis isolate MT/VB/25A 57/8 chromosome 18, ASM3005281v1, whole genome shotgun sequence genomic segment:
- the LOC131175866 gene encoding uncharacterized protein LOC131175866 — protein sequence MGRELHGAAWGLITWVLPFVLGIFRSWDAPSDQIGHHVEDVGLFSIHCEDCCRGFWDLRVLAELALMSASWRHLCGRRNLRCEGRRKGQAKSREPSRVREEVGDFETRLSKLELHVAGEESRVDGLENRVGELAEDLDETRGDMQAALNMTLDKLATEGEVLRVSQAEEVSALREENRALKEEVEKIKDDLAMLKRVVNQGSGTDPNTSHAVHAARMDVPKPSAFKGSRSAKEIDNFLWTLDQYFRALGVDDDARKIDNAPLYLADSAMVWWRRRLMDVEKGTCKISTWDEFKKELKKQFYPENAATEARARLRRLTQKGTIKDYVKDFTEVLLEIPDYPDLEALFAFKDGLQPWVNLEIERRGAQDLATAIAIAESLVEFKRLDKSKGKDSKSKGSGDKGGSKEGSGKEAPKDGNGKKGWQGKKDTREGKSKGWNKASRPGERGPLKCFLCEGPHKMANCPKSGGLTALTENKGEAAPREEGSSMGSLQLAAIVKGKQIETGVGTKGRLFAQLKIGQNEVQALVDTGASDNFLRLEEAQKLGITFSGKSGWLKAVNSKPTPTHGVAANVNVRIGEWTGLIDFSVVSMDDYSCVLGMDFMDRVRAIPIPFANSLCIVEDKGACTVPLRRGKSAGSTLSALQLAKGVRKLEPTFLVALQAENSEQSGVVVPHEVQSVLEEFSDVMPKELPRELPPKRDVDHSIELLPGAKPPSGVPYRMAPPELEELRRQLKELLEAGFIQPSKAPYGAPVLFQRKKDGSLRMCIDYRALNKVTVKNKYPIPHIGDLFDRLGAARWFSKLDLRSGYYQVRIAEGDEQKTACVTRYGSYEFRVMPFGLTNAPATFCTLMNQVFHQFLDHFVVVYLDDIVVYSRTLDEHVGHLRLVFHELRKHHLFVKKEKCEFAKEEVAFLGHVVGHGMIRMDEAKVKAIEEWEPPKRVPELRSFLGLANYYRRFIPGYSHVAAPLTDLLKKDKPWSWDERVRESFEKLKQALRGEPVLRLPDFAAPFEVHTDASDYAIGGVIMQDRHPIAYESRKLNDTERRYTVQEKEMTAVVHCLRTWRHYLLGSRFVVKTDNVATSYFLTQKKLSPKQARWQAFLGEFNFVMEYKPGKANLVADALSRKVELAKNHTPHSTGALVRFSNRSSRPLLREPIEQGRRGGSRRDEQADSDKEGSSFDKGEQRRPAGLLEPLPTPGRPWESISMDFIVGLPKVNGLGNIMVVVDRLSKYAVFIPAPVLFDAKEARGYFSGCCEVLGPPRT from the exons ATGGGACGTGAATTGCATGGGGCTGCATGGGGACTGATCACGTGGGTCTTGCCATTTGTCCTTGGGATTTTCAGGAGTTGGGACGCACCATCAGACCAGATTGGTCATCACGTGGAGGA TGTTGGGCTATTTTCAATCCATTGTGAGGATTGTTGCCGTGGGTTTTGGGACCTAAGAGTGCTGGCTGAACTTGCTTTGATGAGTGCAA GCTGGCGGCACCTCTGCGGGCGCAGGAACCTACGATGTGAGGGAAGGAGAAAAGGGCAGGCCAAGTCAAGAGAACCATCTCGGGTGAGGGAAGAGGTAGGTGACTTTGAGACTAGGCTGTCCAAGTTAGAACTTCACGTGGCTGGTGAGGAGTCAAGGGTTGATGGGTTGGAGAACCGAGTGGGGGAGCTTGCGGAGGACCTAGATGAGACTAGGGGAGATATGCAGGCTGCTCTCAACATGACCTTAGACAAACTAGCTACCGAAGGTGAGGTTCTAAGAGTGTCCCAAGCTGAAGAGGTTTCTGCTTTGAGAGAGGAGAACCGTGCGCTGAAGGAGGAAGTGGAGAAGATTAAGGATGACCTTGCAATGCTGAAAAGGGTTGTGAACCAAGGGAGTGGAACAGACCCGAATACCTCTCATGCAGTCCATGCAGCTAGGATGGACGTGCCAAAGCCTAGCGCTTTTAAGGGTTCACGAAGTGCCAAAGAAATTGACAATTTTCTATGGACACTGGACCAGTATTTTCGGGCACTGGGAGTCGACGATGATGCCAGAAAAATTGATAATGCTCCTCTGTATTTGGCGGACAGCGCCATGGTGTGGTGGAGAAGGCGGTTAATGGATGTGGAAAAGGGGACTTGCAAGATTTCTACGTGGGATGAATTtaagaaagaattgaagaaacaGTTTTACCCCGAAAACGCAGCTACTGAGGCTAGGGCGAGATTAAGGCGCCTTACACAGAAGGGAACCATTAAAGATTATGTTAAAGACTTCACCGAGGTGTTGCTTGAAATCCCTGACTACCCGGATTTAGAAGCTTTGTTTGCTTTCAAAGATGGGCTGCAACCTTGGGTCAATTTGGAGATAGAACGTAGGGGAGCCCAGGACCTTGCGACTGCCATAGCAATTGCCGAATCTCTTGTGGAGTTTAAGAGGTTAGACAAGTCCAAGGGGAAGGACAGCAAGAGTAAGGGCAGCGGTGATAAGGGTGGAAGCAAGGAGGGAAGCGGCAAGGAGGCACCGAAGGATGGAAACGGGAAGAAGGGATGGCAAGGCAAGAAGGACACGCGGGAAGGGAAATCCAAGGGCTGGAATAAGGCGTCCAGGCCTGGTGAACGTGGTCCCTTGAAATGTTTTCTGTGTGAGGGACCTCACAAAATGGCAAACTGCCCGAAGAGTGGAGGCCTTACTGCACTGACCGAGAACAAGGGTGAAGCTGCACCACGTGAGGAAGGCTCAAGTATGGGTTCACTGCAGTTGGCGGCAATTGTGAAAGGTAAGCAGATTGAGACTGGGGTTGGCACGAAGGGAAGATTATTTGCACAGTTGAAAATTGGCCAGAACGAGGTTCAAGCCTTGGTTGACACCGGGGCATCGGACAATTTTCTGAGACTGGAAGAGGCGCAGAAACTGGGTATCACATTCAGTGGGAAATCAGGTTGGTTAAAGGCCGTAAATTCAAAACCAACACCTACACATGGAGTGGCTGCCAACGTGAATGTGAGGATTGGCGAATGGACTGGGCTTATTGATTTTTCGGTAGTGTCCATGGACGACTACTCATGTGTACTGGGGATGGACTTCATGGATAGGGTGAGAGCAATCCCTATTCCCTTTGCCAACAGCCTGTGTATTGTGGAGGATAAGGGTGCGTGTACTGTTCCATTGAGAAGGGGAAAATCTGCTGGAAGCACCTTGTCTGCGCTGCAGTTGGCTAAGGGCGTGCGCAAACTGGAGCCAACATTTTTAGTGGCCTTGCAGGCCGAAAACAGTGAGCAGTCTGGTGTAGTTGTGCCGCATGAAGTACAGTCTGTGTTGGAGGAATTCTCGGATGTGATGCCTAAGGAACTGCCGAGAGAGTTGCCACCCAAAAGAGATGTTGATCACTCCATTGAACTGCTGCCTGGAGCAAAACCCCCAAGCGGAGTCCCTTACCGCATGGCACCTCCTGAGTTAGAGGAGTTGCGTCGGCAGCTCAAGGAATTATTGGAGGCTGGTTTTATTCAGCCGTCCAAAGCCCCATATGGTGCACCAGTGTTGTTTCAGCGGAAGAAAGACGGAAGTCTCCGAATGTGCATCGACTACAGAGCTTTGAATAAGGTTACGGTGAAAAATAAATATCCTATTCCGCATATTGGAGATTTATTTGATCGGTTGGGGGCAGCCCGATGGTTTTCGAAATTGGACCTACGTTCGGGGTACTACCAAGTCAGAATTGCCGAGGGAGATGAACAGAAAACGGCTTGTGTGACTCGGTATGGTTCGTATGAATTTCGGGTAATGCCTTTCGGCCTCACCAACGCACCTGCTACCTTCTGCACCTTGATGAATCAGGTATTCCATCAGTTTCTCGATCATTTCGTTGTGGTTTACTTGGATGATATAGTTGTGTATAGCCGAACACTTGATGAGCATGTGGGCCATTTGCGGCTGGTTTTTCATGAATTGCGTAAACATCATttgtttgtgaaaaaggaaaaatgTGAGTTTGCAAAGGAAGAGGTGGcgttcttggggcatgtagtcggACATGGGATGATTAGAATGGATGAGGCTAAGGTTAAGGCCATTGAAGAGTGGGAGCCGCCCAAACGGGTACCGGAATTGCGGTCGTTTTTGGGCCTAGCCAATTATTATCGGAGGTTTATTCCGGGGTACTCTCATGTTGCCGCACCACTTACGGATTTATTAAAGAAAGATAAACCGTGGAGTTGGGATGAGAGGGTCCGTGAATCTTTTGAGAAACTGAAACAAGCACTGAGAGGGGAGCCGGTTTTGAGACTGCCAGATTTTGCCGCACCATTTGAGGTGCACACCGATGCTTCGGACTATGCTATCGGGGGTGTGATCATGCAAGACCGACATCCAATAGCTTACGAAAGCAGAAAGTTAAATGATACTGAACGGAGGTATACTGTCCAGGAGAAAGAGATGACAGCCGTTGTCCATTGCTTGAGGACTTGGCGTCATTATTTGTTGGGGAGCCGCTTCGTAGTGAAGACGGATAATGTGGCAACAAGCTATTTTCTCACTCAGAAAAAACTGTCACCTAAACAAGCAAGATGGCAAGCATTCCTTGGGGAGTTCAACTTCGTGATGGAGTACAAACCGGGAAAGGCCAATCTGGTGGCCGATGCACTTAGCCGAAAGGTGGAGCTGGCGAAGAACCACACGCCCCACTCGACTGGCGCATTGGTGAGGTTCTCCAATAGATCCTCACGCCCACTATTGCGTGAGCCGATTGAGCAAGGCAGACGAGGAGGTTCTCGGAGGGATGAACAGGCTGATTCGGACAAGGAAGGGAGCAGTTTT GACAAGGGTGAGCAGCGAAGGCCGGCTGGCTTGTTGGAGCCTCTCCCAACGCCAGGCCGCCCTTGGGAAAGCATTTCGATGGATTTTATTGTTGGCTTGCCGAAGGTAAACGGGCTGGGCAACATTATGGTTGTTGTGGACAGATTGAGCAAGTATGCAGTGTTTATTCCAGCCCCGGTTTTGTTTGATGCAAAGGAGGCAAGAGGTTATTTTTCCGGGTGTTGTGAAGTACTGGGACCGCCGAGGACATAG